From one Marinobacter sp. SS13-12 genomic stretch:
- the rplA gene encoding 50S ribosomal protein L1 gives MAKLSKRQKLIREKVDSARAYSVDEAVSLLVELGETVKFKESVDVAVNLGVDARKSDQVVRSSTVLPHGTGKTVRVAVFTQGANAEKATAAGADIVGMDDLAEEVKKGNMDFDVVIATPDAMRVVGQLGQILGPRGLMPNPKVGTVTPDVETAVKNAKAGQVRYRTDKNGIIHAPMGNVEFSAQNIKENIEALIADLKKAKPSSSKGVYLKKVTLSSTMGPGLTIDQSALNV, from the coding sequence ATGGCAAAGCTTAGCAAGCGTCAGAAACTGATTCGTGAAAAAGTGGATTCCGCCCGCGCCTATTCGGTCGACGAGGCAGTATCACTGCTGGTTGAACTGGGCGAGACCGTCAAGTTCAAGGAATCTGTAGACGTCGCCGTCAATCTCGGCGTAGATGCCCGTAAATCGGACCAGGTGGTGCGTAGCAGCACGGTTCTGCCTCACGGTACTGGTAAAACGGTTCGTGTAGCAGTCTTCACCCAGGGTGCCAACGCTGAGAAGGCGACTGCAGCCGGCGCCGACATCGTCGGTATGGACGATCTGGCGGAAGAAGTTAAAAAAGGCAACATGGATTTCGACGTGGTTATCGCCACTCCGGATGCCATGCGTGTTGTTGGTCAGCTGGGCCAGATTCTTGGTCCCCGCGGCCTGATGCCGAACCCGAAAGTCGGCACTGTTACCCCGGACGTTGAGACCGCCGTAAAGAACGCCAAGGCAGGTCAGGTTCGTTACCGTACAGACAAGAACGGTATCATCCATGCTCCGATGGGTAACGTGGAATTCTCTGCGCAGAACATCAAGGAAAACATTGAAGCTCTGATCGCAGACCTGAAAAAGGCCAAGCCCTCATCCTCGAAAGGTGTTTACCTCAAGAAGGTAACCCTGTCGTCGACGATGGGTCCTGGTCTGACTATCGACCAGAGTGCTCTGAACGTCTGA
- the secE gene encoding preprotein translocase subunit SecE, with protein sequence MESKADRSTSGFDAVKWLVVFVLIAIGVVGNQYFSAESLLYRVLALVALALVAAFVALQTERGRRFATLLKEARVEIRKVVWPTRPELIQTTAIVVVFVLVVALMLWGMDSLISWLVSGVIG encoded by the coding sequence ATGGAGTCAAAAGCCGATCGTTCGACCAGTGGCTTCGATGCAGTAAAGTGGCTGGTTGTGTTTGTTCTGATTGCCATCGGTGTCGTTGGTAATCAGTATTTTAGTGCCGAGTCACTGCTGTATCGGGTGCTGGCTCTCGTAGCTCTTGCTCTGGTCGCTGCTTTTGTGGCGCTCCAAACCGAGCGTGGTCGGCGTTTTGCGACCCTGCTCAAGGAAGCCAGGGTTGAAATCCGGAAGGTCGTATGGCCCACCAGGCCGGAACTGATCCAGACTACAGCCATTGTTGTTGTGTTTGTGTTGGTTGTGGCGTTGATGCTGTGGGGTATGGATTCGTTGATCAGTTGGCTGGTCTCCGGAGTTATCGGGTAA
- the rplJ gene encoding 50S ribosomal protein L10, with protein MAIRLEDKKAIVAEVNETAGGALSVVMADYRGVTSGDMTALRAKARAENVLLKVVRNNLAKIAIRGTEFECIDEALVGPTILAFSMEDPGAAARLLKDFAKEKEAFEIKGLAVGGELMGADQIDRLAKLPTRHEALTMLAAVTQAPITKLARTLNEVPTKVTRAVAAVRDQKQEAA; from the coding sequence GTGGCAATTAGACTCGAAGACAAGAAAGCGATCGTCGCTGAAGTCAACGAGACTGCCGGTGGTGCTCTGTCTGTTGTTATGGCTGACTACCGTGGTGTCACTTCCGGTGACATGACGGCTCTGCGAGCGAAAGCCCGTGCCGAGAACGTTCTTCTGAAGGTTGTTCGTAACAACCTGGCGAAGATCGCGATCCGCGGTACCGAGTTCGAGTGCATTGATGAGGCATTGGTCGGCCCGACAATTCTGGCGTTCTCAATGGAAGATCCGGGTGCGGCTGCACGCCTGCTGAAGGATTTTGCCAAAGAGAAAGAGGCATTCGAGATCAAGGGCCTGGCCGTCGGCGGTGAGCTGATGGGCGCAGACCAGATCGACCGCCTTGCCAAGCTGCCGACACGCCACGAGGCGTTGACGATGCTGGCCGCAGTAACACAGGCACCAATCACCAAGCTGGCGCGGACACTGAACGAAGTACCAACCAAAGTGACCCGTGCTGTAGCGGCAGTTCGAGACCAGAAGCAAGAAGCTGCTTGA
- the nusG gene encoding transcription termination/antitermination protein NusG, with protein sequence MAKRWYVVHAYSGFEKHVMRTLMERIALEGMEDRFGEILVPTEEVVEMRDGKKRKSERKFYPGYVLVQMEMDDATWHLVKNTPRVLGFIGGTKDKPAPITEKEAEAILRRVESGVDQPKPKTLFEPGEIVRVTEGPFADFNGVVEEVDYDKSRVKVAVLIFGRSTPVELEFGQVEKD encoded by the coding sequence ATGGCTAAGCGCTGGTACGTCGTTCATGCGTATTCCGGCTTTGAGAAGCACGTGATGCGCACTCTTATGGAGCGTATTGCTCTCGAAGGCATGGAAGACAGGTTCGGCGAGATTCTTGTGCCGACGGAAGAAGTCGTCGAGATGCGTGACGGGAAAAAGCGCAAGAGTGAGCGCAAGTTTTATCCCGGATACGTTCTGGTGCAGATGGAGATGGATGACGCCACCTGGCACCTGGTGAAGAATACGCCCAGGGTTCTCGGCTTCATTGGCGGCACCAAGGACAAGCCGGCGCCGATTACAGAAAAAGAGGCCGAGGCGATTCTCCGTCGTGTTGAGAGTGGAGTGGATCAGCCCAAGCCCAAGACTCTGTTTGAGCCCGGTGAGATTGTTCGCGTCACTGAAGGTCCGTTCGCAGACTTCAATGGCGTTGTTGAAGAAGTTGACTACGACAAGAGTCGGGTCAAGGTTGCTGTGTTGATTTTCGGTCGTTCAACTCCGGTAGAGCTGGAGTTCGGGCAGGTCGAAAAAGACTGA
- the rplK gene encoding 50S ribosomal protein L11, translated as MAKKIDAYIKLQVAAGKANPSPPVGPALGQRGVNIMEFCKAFNAQTQDMEPGLPIPTVITVYSDRSFTFITKTPPAPVLLKKAAGIKSGSGRPNTDKVGTVTRDQLEEIARTKEPDLTAADMDAAVRTIAGTARSMGLNVEGL; from the coding sequence ATGGCTAAGAAGATTGACGCGTATATCAAGCTTCAGGTTGCTGCCGGCAAGGCCAACCCGAGTCCCCCCGTTGGTCCTGCACTGGGTCAGCGCGGCGTAAACATCATGGAGTTCTGTAAGGCGTTCAACGCCCAGACCCAGGATATGGAGCCGGGCCTGCCGATTCCTACGGTTATTACCGTATACAGTGATCGCAGCTTTACCTTTATCACCAAGACTCCGCCTGCACCGGTGCTGCTCAAGAAAGCAGCCGGCATCAAGAGTGGTTCTGGTCGTCCGAACACCGACAAAGTCGGCACGGTTACCCGTGACCAGCTGGAAGAAATCGCCAGAACCAAGGAGCCGGATCTGACTGCAGCCGATATGGATGCTGCGGTACGTACCATTGCCGGAACCGCCCGTAGCATGGGCCTGAACGTGGAGGGCCTGTAA
- the rplL gene encoding 50S ribosomal protein L7/L12, with product MALSNEDILNAIAEMSVMDVVALVEAMEEKFGVSAAAAVAAAPAAAAAGEAVEEQTEFDVVLTGPGEKKVNVIKAVRELTGLGLKEAKEMVDSAPSVIKEAASKDDADAAKKKLEEAGASVELK from the coding sequence ATGGCTCTGTCTAACGAAGACATTTTGAACGCAATTGCTGAAATGAGCGTAATGGACGTTGTTGCGCTGGTTGAAGCAATGGAAGAGAAATTCGGTGTATCTGCGGCTGCCGCCGTAGCTGCTGCACCTGCGGCTGCTGCTGCCGGTGAAGCTGTTGAAGAACAGACCGAATTTGACGTTGTTCTTACCGGTCCTGGTGAGAAGAAAGTAAACGTAATCAAGGCCGTTCGTGAACTGACTGGCCTGGGCCTGAAAGAAGCCAAGGAAATGGTCGACAGCGCTCCTTCCGTTATCAAGGAAGCGGCCAGCAAAGACGACGCTGACGCAGCCAAGAAGAAGCTTGAGGAAGCAGGCGCTTCTGTTGAGCTTAAGTAA